One stretch of Streptomyces sp. R21 DNA includes these proteins:
- a CDS encoding ABC transporter substrate-binding protein, whose amino-acid sequence MRRRARRRAAESVAAGLLLLVGTACGSRLPESDFEHRATPSAPGSAEPIRVGIITSATSPVGGSTFTGPRDGAKAYFDRLNARGGVGGRTVEVRTCDDGGSGVGNNECVHQLIDEDQVTALVATTALDYAGASRVSHARVPDIGGQPIGAAYDTYPHLYGIYGSLAPRGGTPGWDGKLYGGTEVYRYFKREQGARTAAVVSYNQSASASYARLVAQGLKAEGYKVVTEQVDFALPNFRAVAADLKEQGADLVFDAIDTHGNAQLCEAMDDAGAKVIAKVTNVQNWTSTVPEDYKGAPHCRNALWATGSSRDYEDTGNRAVREFRDATKGLKTHSQWQLEGWAAAKWFTDAAESCAETGVTRACVDRFMNRSEPYTAGGLLVPVVYEHLSEPPKTRRTCLSVARWEDGKGWVPQGEMNGNCFDVPQLPYTP is encoded by the coding sequence ATGCGTCGTCGAGCCCGGCGGCGGGCTGCTGAGTCGGTTGCCGCGGGCCTGCTGCTCCTCGTGGGCACGGCCTGCGGCAGCCGCCTCCCCGAAAGCGACTTCGAGCACCGCGCCACGCCGTCCGCACCGGGCAGCGCCGAACCGATCCGGGTCGGCATCATCACCAGCGCCACCAGCCCGGTCGGCGGCTCCACGTTCACCGGCCCGCGCGACGGGGCGAAGGCTTACTTCGACCGCCTCAACGCACGCGGTGGCGTCGGCGGGCGCACGGTCGAGGTGCGCACCTGCGACGACGGCGGGAGCGGAGTCGGCAACAACGAGTGCGTGCACCAGCTGATCGACGAGGACCAGGTGACCGCTCTCGTCGCCACCACCGCCCTCGACTACGCGGGCGCCTCCCGGGTGTCCCACGCGCGCGTGCCCGACATCGGCGGCCAGCCCATCGGCGCGGCCTACGACACCTACCCGCACCTGTACGGCATCTACGGCAGCCTCGCGCCCCGGGGCGGAACCCCGGGCTGGGACGGAAAGCTGTACGGCGGCACCGAGGTCTACCGGTACTTCAAGCGCGAGCAGGGCGCCCGGACGGCGGCCGTCGTCTCCTACAACCAGTCCGCGTCCGCCTCCTACGCCCGGCTCGTCGCCCAGGGGCTGAAGGCCGAGGGCTACAAGGTGGTCACCGAACAGGTCGACTTCGCGCTGCCCAACTTCCGTGCCGTCGCGGCCGATCTGAAGGAACAGGGCGCCGACCTCGTCTTCGACGCCATCGACACGCACGGCAACGCCCAGCTGTGCGAGGCGATGGACGACGCAGGCGCCAAGGTCATCGCCAAGGTCACCAACGTGCAGAACTGGACGTCCACTGTCCCCGAGGACTACAAGGGCGCCCCGCACTGCCGCAACGCCCTCTGGGCAACCGGTTCCAGCCGCGACTACGAGGACACCGGCAACCGGGCCGTACGGGAGTTCCGGGACGCGACCAAGGGCCTGAAGACGCACTCCCAGTGGCAGCTGGAGGGCTGGGCGGCAGCGAAGTGGTTCACGGACGCTGCCGAGTCCTGCGCCGAAACGGGCGTCACGCGCGCGTGCGTCGACCGCTTCATGAACCGGAGCGAGCCCTACACCGCCGGCGGCCTGCTCGTCCCGGTCGTCTACGAACACCTGTCCGAGCCCCCGAAGACCCGCAGGACGTGTCTGTCGGTGGCGCGTTGGGAGGACGGCAAGGGCTGGGTCCCGCAGGGCGAGATGAACGGGAACTGCTTCGACGTACCGCAGTTGCCCTACACGCCGTGA
- a CDS encoding epoxide hydrolase family protein yields the protein MADNSANHEIRPFRIEIPQARLDDLHTRLDLTRWPDELPGVGWEYGTPLSYVRDLAAYWRSGYDWRKHEAALNEIPQYVTEIDGTGVHFLHVRSPEPDALPLLLTHGWPGSVVEFLDVIGPLSDPRAHGGDPADAFHLVIPSLPGFGFSGPTRERGWNVARIARAWAELMRRLGYERYGAQGGDWGAVISPELGRVAPDAVVGVHVNAASAGFTPFGPLSAEDAAALSDRERERLAQQQFGRDQLGYAAIQSTRPQTLAYGLTDSPAGQLAWIIEKFHEWTNPSVELPEDAVDRDRLLTNVMLYWLTGTAGSAARLYYESASTWGGPPRRSEVPTGVANFAADRAVRVIAERSNSVVHWAEFDRGGHFAALEAPDLLTGDVREFFRPLR from the coding sequence ATGGCAGACAACAGCGCGAACCACGAGATACGGCCCTTCCGGATCGAGATCCCCCAGGCGCGGCTCGACGATCTGCACACCCGACTGGACCTGACCCGCTGGCCCGACGAACTCCCGGGCGTGGGCTGGGAGTACGGGACCCCGCTGTCGTACGTCCGGGACCTGGCGGCGTACTGGCGCAGCGGCTACGACTGGCGCAAGCACGAGGCCGCCCTCAACGAGATCCCGCAGTACGTCACGGAGATCGACGGCACCGGGGTGCACTTCCTGCACGTCCGCTCCCCCGAGCCGGACGCCCTGCCCCTGCTGCTCACGCACGGCTGGCCGGGCTCGGTCGTGGAGTTCCTGGACGTCATCGGCCCGCTGTCCGACCCGCGCGCCCACGGTGGCGACCCGGCGGACGCCTTCCACCTGGTGATCCCCTCGCTCCCCGGCTTCGGCTTCTCCGGTCCCACCCGGGAGCGCGGCTGGAACGTGGCACGGATCGCCCGGGCGTGGGCCGAGCTGATGCGCCGGCTCGGGTACGAGCGCTACGGCGCCCAGGGCGGCGACTGGGGCGCGGTGATCTCGCCCGAGCTGGGCCGGGTGGCGCCGGACGCCGTGGTGGGCGTCCATGTGAACGCCGCGTCGGCCGGCTTCACGCCGTTCGGGCCGCTCTCCGCCGAGGACGCGGCGGCGCTGAGCGACCGGGAGCGCGAGCGGCTCGCCCAGCAGCAGTTCGGCCGGGACCAGCTGGGTTACGCGGCGATCCAGTCGACGCGCCCGCAAACGCTCGCGTACGGGCTGACGGACTCGCCGGCGGGCCAACTCGCCTGGATCATCGAGAAGTTCCACGAGTGGACGAATCCGTCGGTCGAGCTGCCCGAGGACGCGGTCGACCGGGACCGGCTGCTGACGAACGTGATGCTGTACTGGCTGACCGGGACGGCGGGCTCCGCCGCCCGGCTCTACTACGAGTCCGCGAGCACCTGGGGAGGCCCGCCCCGGCGCTCCGAAGTGCCCACGGGCGTCGCGAACTTCGCCGCCGACCGGGCGGTCCGGGTGATCGCCGAGCGGTCCAACTCCGTCGTCCACTGGGCCGAGTTCGACCGGGGAGGGCACTTCGCGGCCCTGGAGGCGCCGGACCTGCTGACCGGTGACGTCAGGGAGTTCTTCCGTCCGTTGCGGTGA
- a CDS encoding helix-turn-helix transcriptional regulator, whose translation MLETSARLLRLLSLLQAHRDWSGADLADRLGVTPRTVRRDVDRLRELGYPVNASPGTGGGYQLGAGAELPPLLLDDDEAVAVAVGLRTAAGQGIEGIGETSVRALAKLEQVLPSRLRRRVGALNAFTVPMLRGPQPSAVDPAVLTEIAHLCRDAERLRFEYRSHDDTTTRRTVEPHRLVCTERRWYLVAWDVDRDDWRTFRVDRIVPKPPHGPRFAPRKPPAEDLAAYVSKGVSVRAYASHAVVRLFVPVEEAADRISPSAGTLEAESTGTCLLRTGAASLDVMVIHVMLMGFEFEILEPAEFTEAVRTARDRLTRALERGRPTPPRTRDDARRTPGTRSGSGAAS comes from the coding sequence ATGTTGGAGACATCGGCACGACTGCTGCGCCTGCTCTCGCTGCTGCAGGCCCACCGCGACTGGTCCGGGGCCGATCTGGCGGACCGCCTGGGTGTCACCCCCAGGACCGTGCGCCGCGACGTGGACCGGCTGCGCGAGCTCGGCTATCCCGTCAACGCCAGCCCCGGCACGGGCGGCGGCTACCAGCTCGGTGCGGGGGCCGAGCTGCCGCCGCTGCTCCTCGACGACGACGAGGCGGTCGCCGTGGCGGTGGGCCTGCGCACGGCCGCGGGGCAGGGCATCGAGGGCATCGGCGAGACCTCCGTACGCGCTCTCGCCAAGCTCGAACAGGTGCTCCCGAGCCGGCTGCGCCGCCGCGTGGGCGCCCTCAATGCCTTCACCGTGCCGATGCTGCGCGGCCCGCAGCCCTCCGCCGTCGACCCCGCCGTACTCACCGAGATCGCCCATCTGTGCCGCGACGCGGAACGGCTGCGCTTCGAGTACCGCAGCCACGACGACACCACCACGCGCCGTACCGTCGAACCGCACCGCCTGGTGTGCACCGAGCGCCGCTGGTACCTGGTGGCCTGGGATGTCGACCGTGACGACTGGCGTACGTTCCGGGTGGACCGCATCGTGCCGAAGCCGCCGCACGGGCCGCGGTTCGCGCCGCGCAAGCCGCCCGCGGAGGACCTCGCCGCCTATGTCTCCAAGGGCGTCTCCGTGCGTGCGTACGCCTCGCACGCCGTCGTCCGCCTTTTCGTGCCCGTCGAAGAGGCCGCCGACCGCATCTCGCCCTCGGCGGGAACGCTGGAGGCGGAGAGCACCGGGACGTGTCTGTTGCGCACGGGGGCCGCGAGCCTCGACGTGATGGTGATTCACGTGATGCTGATGGGCTTCGAGTTCGAGATCCTGGAGCCGGCCGAGTTCACCGAGGCGGTCAGGACGGCGCGGGACCGGCTGACTCGGGCTCTTGAACGGGGCCGGCCGACACCGCCGCGTACTCGGGATGATGCTCGTCGAACGCCGGGGACTCGGAGCGGATCCGGGGCAGCGTCGTGA
- a CDS encoding I78 family peptidase inhibitor, producing the protein MAPIPTPPAEPHDSPDSYVGLDEPSAERRARERGWPSVRSLPPGAIITMEYRVGRLNFEVTDGRVTRCWKG; encoded by the coding sequence ATGGCACCCATTCCCACCCCGCCCGCAGAACCCCACGACAGCCCGGACAGTTACGTCGGACTGGACGAGCCGAGCGCCGAGCGCCGTGCCCGGGAGCGCGGCTGGCCCTCGGTGCGCTCGCTGCCGCCCGGCGCGATCATCACCATGGAGTACCGCGTGGGACGGCTGAACTTCGAGGTCACCGACGGCAGAGTGACCCGCTGCTGGAAGGGCTGA